One Natronorubrum halophilum genomic window, CGGGCGAAGTCGTGGCGGGCATCGAGAAACCACTCGCCATGTGCCACGTCGACGCCACGATCACGGGGACCTCCGCGCACGCGGGGAAGGCACCGAACGAAGGCGATAACGCGATGCACGCCATGGGGACGGCGATCGAGAACGCCTACGGTATCCCCCGCCACAGCGACGGGATGACCCGGGTGAACATCGGCTACGCCGAGGCCGGCTCCGCGAGCAACGTCATCGCCGAGGAAGCCCACATGGAGGCCGAAGCGCGCGGCGAGACCACCGAACTGATGGAGTACATGAAGGACCGACTCGAGCGAACGGTCACATCCGCCGCGACGATGCACGGCTGTCGGGCCGACGTCGAGGTCGTCAGCGAGTCGCCGCGAGCCGACAGCGATCCCGAACTCCAGACCCTCGTCAGCGAGGTCGCGAGCGGCGTCGACGGAATCGATCGCGTGGTGCCGGCCGCCGACTTCGGCGCGAGCGAGGACGCGACGTTCCTGATGGAGCGCGTACAGCGAGACGGCGGGCTGACGACGTACATGATCGTCGGCACCGACCACCCGACGAGTCACCACACGCCGACGTTCGACGTGGACGAGGCGAGCCTCGAGCACGGCGTCGACGTTCTCGTCGAATCGATCCGCGAACTCGAGCGGCGGCACCCGGTTCCACGCGTCGAGGACTCGGAGCACGCGGAGGGCGATAGATGAGTCGCCGACTCGTCACCCCCGAGGACGTCGAGACGGCTCGAAAGCGGATCGACGACGTCGTCCACCGCACGCCCCTCGACACCTCGCGAACCTTCGCCGAACTGAGCGGTGCCGACTCCCTGGGGCTCAAACTCGAGAACGTCCAGCGAACGGGCTCGTTCAAGATCCGCGGCGCGTACAACACGATGGCCCAGCTCGCTCCCGAGGAGCGCGAGGCGGGCGTCATCTCCTCGAGCGCGGGCAACCACGCGCAGGGGGTCGCACTGGCCGGTAACCTGCTCGATATCGACACGACGATCGTCGTTCCGGCGGTGACGCCCGCGGCGAAGATCGAGGCCACCCGCGGCTACGGTGCCGAGGTCGTCGTCGAGGGCGACATCTACGAGCGCTCCTACGAGTACGCCCTCGAGCGCGCCGAGGAAACGGGCGAGACGTTCGTCCACCCCTTCGACGACGAGGCGATCATCGCCGGGCAGGGGACCATCGGCCTGGAGTTGCTAGAGCAATATCCCAGCATCGACACCGTCCTCGTCGCCATCGGCGGCGGCGGGCTGATCTCGGGTATCGGGACGGTGTTGAAGGCTCGCGATCCGAATACTCGCGTGATCGGCGTCCAGCCGGCGGGTGCGTCTCACGCGAAGCCGTCGCTCGAGGCCGGCGAGATTCGGGAACTCGAGGACGTCGACACCGTCGCGGAGGGGATCGCCGATACGCGCATGCTCGAGACCACGTTCGCGAACGCTCGCGAGGTCGTCGACGACGTGGTGAGCGTCAGCGACCGCGAGATCGCCGCCGCCGTGACGCTGCTCGCGGAACGCGCGAAGACCGTCGCCGAGAGCGCCGGTGCGGCACCGCTTGCGGCCGCGCTGTCGGATTCGGTCGGACTGGACCTCGGGGGCGAGCACGTCGGCGTCGTGATCTCGGGGGGGAACGTGAACCTCACCGAACACGCCGAACTGACCCGGACCGGACTGTACGAACTCGAGCGCTACGCCGAGGCGAGGCTGGCCGTCGCGGGGTGGCCGACGACCGTCGGTGCCATCGTCGAGGCCGTCGAAGCCGAGGGTGCCGAACTGGACGTCCTCGAGCGCGCCCGACGCGGCGCGGTCGACGAGCCGAATCGAGTTCCGGTGACCGTGGGACTCGAGGGCAGCGGCCCGGAGCATTTGGACGGCGTGCTCGAGACACTTTCCGAACTCGAGGGGGTTTCCGTGGTCGAACGCTCGCTCGCATAACCACCCGGAGCACACTGTTGGCGCGCTGAACCGCGACGAGCGAAAGCGAGGCGCGGTTCGAATACCGCGAGGTCATCACGAACGGAGTGAGTGATGGTTCGGAAGGCGCGAAGCGTCTTCCGGTGGATGAGTGAGTGAACGGGGTGAACGAACGAATCGGCTGGGGAGGACGTGGGAATCCCCGTTGCCACGATTCGAGAGTATTTGTTGGCAGTGGTGGCGGAAACAAGACAGAGTGTCCTGCTCACACTGGCAACTAGGGTTTCCACGTCCTCCCCAGCCGATTCGTTCAGTCGCTCCCTCCTTCACTCACCCCTCGCACGCCTTCGGACCGCGCCTCGCACCGCTCGTCGCGGCCCAGCGCGCGCCACCGCACGTGGATAGTCCGAACTGGGCGAACAGCGGACCAAAAACCAACTCGAGAATACAAAACCCGATTACGCGGCCTTCGCGCTCGGGCCGACGGCGTCGATCGCCTCGAGGAAAATATCGATCCCGAACGCGATTTCGCGCTCGCTCGAGTCCAGCGGCGGGAGCAGCCGGATCGTCTTTTTCCCGCAGCCGAGCGTCAGCAGGCCGCGCTCGAGCGACGCCTGAACGACGGCGGTCCGTCGCTCGGGGGTGTCGAACTCGACGGCGAGCATGAGCCCTTTTCCGCGCACGTCCTCGACGTACTCCGGCGAGTCGTCGCGCAGCAGTTCCTTCGCCTGTTCGCCGCGCGTCGTGGCGTTGTCGAGCAGGTCGTACTCGTCGATGGCCTCGAGAGTGAACGTGCCCATCATCGAACCGAGCAGGTCGCCGCCGCCGAAGGTCGACCCGAGCCGGTTCTTCTCGCTGGGGAAGATCTCGGAGCGCGAAATCGTCGCGCCGACGCGCAGGGCCTTCGCGCTGGCGATGACGTCGGGTTCGATCGGGTAATGATCCGAGGCCCAGATCTCGCCGGTGCGACCGACGCCGGACTGGATCTCGTCGACGACGAGCGGAATGTCGTACTCGTCGGTCACGTCCGCCACCTCCTGCATGAACGCCTCGCTGGGGAAGCGGTAGCCGCCGACGCCCTGAATCGGCTCGAGGGTGAGGAACGCGATTTCCTCGGGGTTGATGTGGCCGCCTTCGGGCGACAGCGAGTTGCGAAGCTGCGAGCCACCGTCGGTGAAGAAACCGCAGTCACAACTCGCGGGGTCACAGCCGCGGTCCGCACAGAACGGCACCGTCTCGATCCCGGCGATTTCGGGGTAGTGGCGCGTGTAGACCTCCTTGGACTTCGTGATCGAGAGCGTGCCGAAGGTTCGGCCGTGGAAGCTTCCCGCGAAGGCGATGCCGTACTTCGAGGGCGCGCGGTAGTCGTTCGTGATCTTCATCGCGTTCTCCATGGCCTCCGCCCCGGAGTTCGAGAGGAAGACCGTGTCCATCCCGTACTGGCTCGAGACGTCGGTCAGTTTCTCCATGAGGTGACTCGAGCCGGGAACGGTCGTGTCCTCGGGGCTCGGACCGGCGCCGAAGTACATGTCCTGACCGGCGATCTTCATCGGTTCGACGAGATCGAACTCCCGGAACTTCTCGAGGATCTTCTCGTTGTTGTAGCCGAGCGGCGCGGCACCGATGTGACAGGTGAAATCGAGCAAGACGTTTCCATCGACGTCCGTGACGAAGGGGCCGTCGGCCTCGCGGGTGATGTCCCAGACGAACTCGTGGGAGTACTCGCTCGGCGCGGCGTTCTTCCCGTGAAACGCGACCCATTCGCGAGCGTTGGGGCCGGGGAAGGCGTCCACGCTCGGTTCGGCAGTGTCCCTATCCATACACAGATAATGTGTACGTCGTACATTAAATGTTATTATGGATCGGCGCGACAGTCGGCAGAAAACGAGGTCGGGTATCGAGGCTCAGTCGTCGTCGCCCGGCTCCGCGGTCGTCGTCGGCTCGTCGGATTTGCTTTTCGCCGATCCGTAGATGACCGTCTCCTCCTGGAACAGCACCCGTCCGTTGGTGCCGCTCAAGTTCTTGATCAGCGAGAGCATCGCGAGGAAGCAGACGATCGCGAACGGCGCGCCGGTGATGACGACCGCTTGCTCGAGCGCGCCGGTGCCGTCCTGACCGCCGAGGATCATCAGGATCGCGGCGGTCAGGCCGAGGACGATACCCCAGAAGACCCGGTTGATCGTCGACGGCGACTCCTTGCCGCCGGTGGTCATCATCGAGACGGCGAGCGTCGAGGAGTCCGCCGACGTGATGAAGAACGTCGTCACGAGGACGAGGAACGCGACCATGAGTATCGCACCGAACGGCAGGGCGTCGAACAGGATGAAACCGGAGACTTCCGCACCCGCGTCTCCGGCGATGACCGCGCCGAAGTCCGCAGCAGCCGTGTCCTGCAGGTAGACGGCGGTACCGCCGACGAACGTGAACCACGGGATCGTCGCCGCGGAGGTCGCCACGATGCCGGTGAAAGCGACCTCGCGGATGGTTCGTCCCTTCGAGATGCGGGCGATGAACAGCCCGGCGAACGGGGACCACGAGAGCGCCCACGCCCAGTAGAAGACGGTCCAGTCTTCGACCCAGGTGGTGCCGCCCTCGCCGGCGCCGGTGTAGAGGCTCATCGTCACGAAGTCGCCGATCATCCCGCCCATCGCCTGCGAACCGAGCAGCAAGAGGAACATCGACGGACCGAGGATGAACGTCGCGAGCATGAGCACGACGAACAGGCCCATGTTGAAGTTCGAGAGGCGGCGGATCCCCCTGTCGACTCCCAACACCATCGAGAACGTAAACAGGATCGTCATCGTCGTCACCACGACCAGCACCCCGATATCACCGAAGTTGAGTCCCCACTGGTACTCGAGGCCGCTGATGAACTGACTCCCGATGAAGCCGAGCGAGGTCGCGACGCCGCCGATCGTCGCGAACACGGCGAGGATGTCGATGACTTTCGCGACCGGCCCATCGAGGTTCTCCTTCCCGAGAATCGGCGTCAGGGCCGACGAGACGCGCAGTGGCACGCCGTCGTAGTTGTACGCGAAGTAGCCGATCGCGATGCCCATGATCGTAAACACCGCGAGCTGGGGCAGCGCCCAGTGGAACAGCGTCTGCTGGATCGCGTACGGTACCGCTTCGCTCGTGCTCCCTTCGACGCCGAACAGTGGATTGGGATCGGCGTAGTAGAACAGTCCTTCGGTCGGCCCCCAGAACACGACGCCCGCGGCGAATCCGGCCGAGTACAACATCGAGAAAAACGAGATGAAGCTGTACTCCGGATCCTCGTCGCCCAGCTTGAGTCGTCCCCACGGACCGACGATCAAGTACAACAGGAAGACGACGATCAGGAACACGATCACCAGCAACGCCCAGCTCATGTAGCTGAGCATCTCCCCGTGCACGGTATCGATTCCGCTGGCGACGAAATCGCGATCGATGAAGAACGCGACGATCACGCCGATCGTCAACAACGCTCCGAACAGGAAGACGACCGGATCGAGTTCGTCGAAGAAACGACGGACCATCCCCTGTTCGCTGTTACTCATCCACCCTCACCCCTAAAATCGGATGACGGCCAGCCGTTCGTACCCACCGTCCTCGGTTGAGACGTACCATGCTGCGCAATGGCATACCGAACCAATTATCAGTATATCGTATAAGTATTTTCTTTTCGTACCCGTCATACACAGATTGCGTTTATTAGACGAGCGGGCCGCTGGCGGCCTACACGATGACCGTTATTGAACGTTCATCCAAAAAAACCCGGAAACAATCGATACACGGATTCAAAGATGATCTTCGCAACCGCTATCTGGAACTGGTGTCTCCGGCGATTGCAGGAGTAGCGAAAGTTACTGCCTGCGTACTCGTTCACATACTGTAGTCGATCCGCGCTCACAACCTGAGCCAACAGACGATCCGATTGCCGGCGGAAATCGGTCGCCACACGGCGGCCGTCTCAGTTCGTGATGTCCTCGAGTTGCCGGTCGCGCTCCGCGGCGCTCTCGGTTACCCGTTCGCCGAACTCGTCGACGCGGTCTTTGATCTCCTCGCGCGTCGCCTCGGGCGAGAACGTCTCCGACATCGTCAACAGCCGAACGAACGCGCGGAGTTCCTCGTCCGTAAGCTGGGCGAACTCCTCGTTCTCGAGTTTCTCGACGACCTCGTCGACGTCGATCTGGCCGACCGGTTTGACGTTGAACTCGACGTTCACCATCCGATAGTTCGAACCGGCGAGTTGCTGTTCGGCCTTCCCGACGCCCTCCGAGAGCATGTCCTTGAACGGCGTGTGATAGCCCATCGTTCCGAGATGGAGGAAGGCGAGCATGTCGGTGATTCCCTGCGTGTAGGCGTCGCGCCCCTCGTCGTCGGGGTCGAAGACCGTATTCAGGTCACGTTCTTCCAGATACTCGAAGAGGATGCTGAAATCGAGAACCGCGTTGCGAACCCGGCGTCGAATCCGGTTTCGCTTCTGTTTTTTCGAATGATCCGTGTAGTCCGTTTTCCGGCCGAGCAGGAAATCACGGTCGGAGGGCGTGAGAATTCCGCGCGGTCGATCCGAGTCCGCCGCCGTTCGTAACGACTCCGGCACGTCATCCTGGCTCATATCTGGTACACAGGGAGCACGCGAATTAACGTTTCTGATCCGCCGAACGTGATGGTTGTCAAACAGATCGGCGCTCCGAAGAGCCCTGCTAGGGCCGCCGTCGGGAGAGTTCGACCGCGGTATCGGCGAGCACCGACACGCCGATCTCGAGGCTCTCTTCGTCGATATCGAACGTCGGCGTGTGGTGGCTCGTCGGGTGGTCCGACCCGACGAGGACGTACGACGCCAACCCGTTGTCACTTTGGACGCGCTCCATCAGGTAGGTGACGTCTTCGCTCGCGCCGAAGTCGGTCGTCGGAACCACCGACTCGACCCCCGAAATCTCCCAGGCTACGTCGCCGACGAGCGCCCGGAGCGCCGGATGGCTGTCGACGCGCGGCGACTCCCCGAGGACCCGCGGCGTGACGTCGCAATCGTGCATCTCGGCGGCGGCGTACAGAACGCGCTCGAGTTCCGTCCGAGTGTACTCCATCAGCGCCGTCGTCTCGCCGCGGACTTCGGCCTCGAGCGACACCTCCTCGGCGATGACGTTGCTCGCGGTGCCGCCTTCGATCTGCCCGACGTTCACGCGGGTCATCCCGTCGCTGTGACGGGGAATCGCGTACGCGTTCTGGATCGACGTCGCAGCCGCCTGCATCGCGTTCGCGCCCGCGTTCGGCGCTTTGCCGGCGTGGGCGCTCGCCCCTTCGAACGTCGCGGTGAGGTGCGCCATCGCCAGTGGCTTTTCGATCCCGGCGACGATCTCGCCGGTCGGATGGTCCAGACCGAGGTGGACCGCGAGGAGGTAGTCGACGTCGTCGAGATAGCCGCCCGCGGCCATCGCCTTGCCGCCGCCGGAGATCTCCTCTGCGGGCTGGAAGAACACCTTCAACGTCCCCGTAAAGTCGCTGTGTTTGACGGTCTCTATGGTTCCGAGCCCCATCGCGACGTGAGCGTCGTGGCCGCAGGCGTGCATGTAGCCGTCGTGTTCGGATCGAAAGCCTTCGGCGGCCGGTCGGTGGTCGTCGGCAGCCGATTCCGTCATCGAGATCGCATCGAGATCGACGCGCAACCCGATACAGGGGCCCGAGCCCTGCTCGAGGACCGCCACGACGCCCGTGTGACCCCCGTCGGTGCGCTCGAGAATGTCCGACCGAACCCCCGCCTCGCGCGCTCGCTCGAGCCACGGCTCGAGTTCCGTCTCCGACGGGACGGCCATGCGCTCGTCGGTCGCCAGCGACTCGCGACCGACGGCGATCTCGTCGACGCCGAGCCGCTCGAGTTCGTCGACGACCCGAGCCGTCGTCTGGAACTCGCGCCAGCCGGGTTCCGGGTGACGGTGGAACGCCCGCCGTAAGTCGCGCAATCTGGTGGGCAGATCGTAGGACATTGTTGCCGCATCTAGGCGGAGGAGCTACTTAGTCGTGATCAATAATCGGATAGAGACGATCGCCGTGAGAGTGCTTATAGCTGGTAGGATAGCCTAGAAGGGAGCCGTCGATCGCTCTTTCAAGAGCCCACAGAAGTCGATTCGTGGGCGCAAATTCCCGTTTGGTGCCCGCCAAATTCTCACGGGGGTTTACTTCGGTCTCACGCCATGCCCGAAACAGCGATGACGACCCTCCCCGTGTGGATCGAGGACCGAATCGACCCCACGCTCGAGAAAAAACTCACGCAGCGCCACGTCGTCGAGGTCATGCTCGAGGCCGAGCGACCGTTCTTCTCCATCCAGCAACTGCAGGCGCTGGTGGGGCCGACGGTGAGCAAGGAAACTATTCGAAACCGGCTCAACGAACTCCGCGAGATCGACGTCGTGGCCGCCGAGACCTATCCCGAGACGATCACGCTCTACTACGTGAACCATCCCGAATCCAACTGGCCGCTCTCGCCTGAGGGCCGGCAGGCGCTCGCGTACGACTCGCCGCTCGAGACGCTCTCGCTGGGCGACTTCCTCCGACTCCGGAACCCTGCCGGTATCAGAACGCTAGTCCTCGCGGGGTTTCAGCTCACGCTCGTGCTGTTCAGTACCGGCGTCCTCCTGTGGGCGCTCGGACTCGACGCGCCGGTCTCGGCAACCTCGGCGATGGCGGAAGCCGCTGGAAACCTCTTCGTCGTCTGTCTGGTGTTGCTCGTCGCCGAACGCATTGCCCGAGCGGTTCGCGACGGCGGCCGCGATAGTGCCGTCTCGGCTACCGAGCGGTCCACGCCGAAGTGACGAGTCGAGAGTGCCACCCACGAGAACACGACAGTAGATTACAACGATACGATGTCCACGAATACGTCACCGACCGACTCGCCGTCGAACGAACCGTCTCCGTCCGAACAGTCGTCGACGCCGCCCGGCCCGGCACTCTTGGCCGAGCGATCGCTGCTCGGCATCTTCGTCCACTTCTTCGCGATCGTTCCGTTGTGGGGCGTTCTCGTCGCCGGACTGGTGTACCGGTTCTCGAGTCACGAGTTCACTCGAGCCAACGCGCGAAACGCCTTCAACTGGCAACTGCTCGTCACGGGATCGATCGCGGCGACGTTGCTCGGGGTGTTCGGCCTGTCGGCACTGGTCGACCGAGTCGCTCTGCCCGGATTGATCGAAACCCTCGTCTTCCTTCCAGTGCTCGCTGTCATGATCCTCATGTTCGCGCTCACGTGGCTGAACTTCATCTTCCCGTTCGTCGCGATGGGAAAGGCGATCTTCGGTGGCGCGTGGAACTACCTGTTCGTCCCCGATTTCCTCCGACTCGTCGCGACACGCACGCGATTCGGGCAGAAATATAGTAACAACTGAAACGATTTACACACTGATCGTACAGCTGTCGTGCGATCAGCTGTGCATTGACGTTCAGTGGCTACTATAGTGTGCGAGGTGAGTCTTAGCCGAGGTACGCGATCGCGTCCAACTCGACGCGAACGTCCTCGGGCAGCCGCGAGACCTCCACGCAGACGCGCGCTGGCGGTTCCTCGTCGAACTTCGCGCCGTAGGCCTCGTTGACCGCGTCGTAGTCCTCGAGATCGGTCAGATAGACGGTGACTTTGACGACGTCGGCGAGGCCGTCGCCGCCGGCTTCGTCGACGACGGTCGCGATGTTCTCGAGTACCCGATCGGTTTGCTCTTGAACATTGCCGTCGACGACCTCGCCGGTTTCGGGATCGACGGGGCCGTAGCCGGAGACGTAGCACGTGTCGCCGGCGCGGACGCCCTGCGAATAGGGGTTGTCGTTGCTCGGTGCGCCGTCGGTTTCGATGGGGTCTGTGTCGGACATGGTGAACTCGAAATTCGGATCCGAGACCGAGACGACCGGTTCAGGCCGCCTGAGTCGCGTCGGTAGTCGCGTGTTCGATCGCCTCGACCACGATATCGAGCGCCGTTTCCGCCAGATCGTGCGTGAGCACGAGCGGCGGCAGGAATCGAAGGACGTTGCCGTGTCGGCCGGCCGTCCAGATCAGGACGCCGCGCTCGAAGCAGTACTGCTGGATCGCGTCGACGACGTCGCCGTCGGGCGCACCGGTTTCGTCGACGAACTCGGCCCCGATGAACAGCCCCTCGCCGCGGATCTCGGCGAGGCGGTCGGTTTCGTCGGCGGCATCGCGAAGCCGGCCCCGAATGTATTCGCCGAGTTCGCGCGCGTGTTCGAGCAGGTCGTGTTCCTGAATGTACTCGATGGCGCGGGTGCCGGCTCGCATGCCGACGACGTGGCCGCGGTAGGTGCCGGCGTGGTCGCCCGGACCCCACGTGTCGAGGTCCTCGTGGTACATCGTCGCCGACAGCGGGAAGCCGACGCCGCCGAGCGCCTTGGCGGAGGTCATCACGTCCGGCGTAACGCCCGCCCAGTCACTGGCCCACCACTCGCCGGTGCGGCCGAGCCCGCTTTGAATCTCGTCGAAAACGAGGACGACGTCGTTGTCGGTCGCGATCTCGCGAAGCCCGCGGAGGAACCCGTCCGGCGGGGTGATGATCCCGCCCTCGCCCTGGATCGGTTCGACGATGATCCCCGCCGGGTTAGCCAGCCCGCCGTAGGGATCTTCCACGATGGCCCGAACCTCCTCGAGCGCGTGATCGACGGCCTCCTGGGGCGTCTTGTCCTGCCGGAACGGGTACGGATACGGCGCGTGAACGACGTCCGAAAGCAGCGGCGTGTAGTGGCCCTTGAACTTCTTGTTCGAGGTGACGCTCATCGCGCCCGTCGTCGCGCCGTGATAGGCACCGCGGAACGCGATGAGGCCGTCGCCGCCCGTGTTGTATTTCGCCAACTTGATCGACGCCTCGATGGCGTCGCTGCCGGTCGGGCCGCCGAAGACGACCTTGTTCCGGTCCCGTAGCCCGGCGGGCGCGATCTCGTTGAGTTTCTCGATCAACTCGAGGCGCGCTTCCGTCGGAAAGTCGACCGTGTGGACGAACTTGTCCGCCTGCTCGTGGACGGCCTCGAGCACGTAGGGGTTCGAGTGCCCGACGTTGAGCACGCCGATCCCCGCAAAGAGATCGATGAAGGTGTTTCCGTCGGCGTCGCGAACCGTCGCGCCCTTCCCTTCCTCGAAGGCGATGGGAATATCGTCCGGGTACGCGACCGCGTTGCTGTCGATTTCGTCCTGTTTCTCGAGCAGCGCTCGGGTGTTCGGCCCGGGGACGGAGTCGACGTTCGGTGCGTCGTCGAAGTGAATGTCGTCGATCGGCGGTCCTGCCGTCATAGGTCACCTCAGGTGAAACAGATATTAATAACTTGTCCACAGTATCCATAGAACGTGTATACAAATATTGAATGGTTCCGCGTTACCGAAGCGCAGCGTCGGCCACGGTGAGTTCGAATCGCACGCCGTCGGGCAGCGGTCAGTGCTCCTCGGATGGAGGTCAGTACTTCTCGGACGGAGATCAGCGATCAGCTTCGACCTCGGCCGGTCCCGTCCGTTCGCGACGCGGCGAACGATCCGGTCCGAGAGACGTACAAACTCCCTTATAATTGGCGACCAAACTGCCGAGCATGATCCCTCCGATCGCGAACCGCTTCGTCGCGGGAGAGGGGCCGGCACAGGCCCTCGAGCACGTACAACGACTCAACGAGCGAAACGTCGCGGCGATCGTCAACCTGCTGGGCGAACACTACGACGAGCGCCCGCCCGTTCGATCCGACGCGGGGGAGTACCGGGCGCTTGCCGGCGACATCGCGAACTCCGATCTCGAGGCCTGCATCTCGGTCAAACCCTCACAGCTGGGGCTCGATCTGGGCGAAGACGTCTTTCGCGAGGAACTCTGGGGCGTGGTCGACGCGGCGGCCGAACACGGCGTCTTCGTCTGGATCGATATGGAGGACTACACGACGACCGACGCGACGCTGGACGCCTTCGAGGAGCTCGCCCGCGAGTACGGCGAAACCGGGCGATCCTCGTCGGATCAGGGATCCGACGCCGGTGTCGGGCTCTGCGTCCAGGCGAATCTCAAACGCACTCGCGCGGACGTCGAACGACTCGCGGACGTGCCCGGAAAGGTTCGGTTCGTCAAAGGGGCATACAACGAACCGGCCGACGTCGCCTACCAGGACTCGGAACGGATCAACCGAGAGTACGAAACCCTTCTCGAGTACGCGTTCGAACACTACGACGGCGGAATCGCGGTCGGGAGTCACGACCCGGCGATGATCGACCGCGCGATCGAACTTCACGAGCAACACGGTACCGACTTCGAGATCCAGATGCTCATGGGGGTTCGCGAGACGGCCCAGTACGACCTCGCCGAGGAGTATTCCGTCTATCAGTACGTTCCCTACGGCGATCGGTGGAAATCGTACTTCTATCGCCGCGTCACCGAACGGAAGGAAAACGTCTGGTTCGCCCTCAGGGCGATCCTCGGACGCTAAAGGGAAGGGCTCATTAGCCCCTAGTGTGAGGTGGCGTACATGGCTTCGTGGAAACGGGATTTCGCGAGCGGGCTGATCGTTCTCGGTCCCATTCTCGTTACCCTTTACGTTATCTACTGGCTCTACGGAATCGTCGCCGGGATCACTCCCGGTCTCATCCTCGATTCGGGGGCCCTGAGACCGCTCATTCCCGGGGAC contains:
- a CDS encoding aspartate aminotransferase family protein, with protein sequence MTAGPPIDDIHFDDAPNVDSVPGPNTRALLEKQDEIDSNAVAYPDDIPIAFEEGKGATVRDADGNTFIDLFAGIGVLNVGHSNPYVLEAVHEQADKFVHTVDFPTEARLELIEKLNEIAPAGLRDRNKVVFGGPTGSDAIEASIKLAKYNTGGDGLIAFRGAYHGATTGAMSVTSNKKFKGHYTPLLSDVVHAPYPYPFRQDKTPQEAVDHALEEVRAIVEDPYGGLANPAGIIVEPIQGEGGIITPPDGFLRGLREIATDNDVVLVFDEIQSGLGRTGEWWASDWAGVTPDVMTSAKALGGVGFPLSATMYHEDLDTWGPGDHAGTYRGHVVGMRAGTRAIEYIQEHDLLEHARELGEYIRGRLRDAADETDRLAEIRGEGLFIGAEFVDETGAPDGDVVDAIQQYCFERGVLIWTAGRHGNVLRFLPPLVLTHDLAETALDIVVEAIEHATTDATQAA
- a CDS encoding proline dehydrogenase family protein, with translation MIPPIANRFVAGEGPAQALEHVQRLNERNVAAIVNLLGEHYDERPPVRSDAGEYRALAGDIANSDLEACISVKPSQLGLDLGEDVFREELWGVVDAAAEHGVFVWIDMEDYTTTDATLDAFEELAREYGETGRSSSDQGSDAGVGLCVQANLKRTRADVERLADVPGKVRFVKGAYNEPADVAYQDSERINREYETLLEYAFEHYDGGIAVGSHDPAMIDRAIELHEQHGTDFEIQMLMGVRETAQYDLAEEYSVYQYVPYGDRWKSYFYRRVTERKENVWFALRAILGR